A window from Hymenobacter volaticus encodes these proteins:
- a CDS encoding polysaccharide deacetylase family protein: MQQLTTRNGQGKGRFVISLDFEINWGVRDQQTLDQYGRNLLGVRQAIPAMLALFEKFELRVTWATVGLLFFKSKREMLAHLPDVQPQYTDTKLSPYLALDQVGEDEAADPYHFGYSLIEQIRRTPGQEIATHTFCHYYCLERGQTAETFRADLTAAVQVAQEQGITLHSLVFPRNQYNAQYLAICQELGITSYRGNENSWIYKERSEEQQSLYKRGARLLDAYLDLSGPNCYTLENIAQQFPYNIPASRFLRPWSGRLQALETLRLRRILHGMEHAAKTGQVFHLWWHPHNFGVNIPQNMAVLQRIAEHYHQLRAHYGMESQSMGDLAIELQRRSPVTAI; the protein is encoded by the coding sequence ATGCAACAGCTGACAACTCGAAATGGGCAAGGCAAAGGGCGCTTCGTAATATCCCTTGACTTTGAAATAAACTGGGGAGTGCGTGACCAGCAGACGCTAGATCAATATGGTCGTAACCTACTAGGTGTTCGACAAGCTATTCCAGCTATGTTAGCGTTGTTCGAAAAGTTTGAATTACGAGTAACCTGGGCTACCGTAGGGCTGCTGTTTTTCAAGAGTAAGCGTGAAATGCTAGCTCATTTGCCTGACGTGCAGCCTCAGTACACGGATACTAAACTTTCACCTTATTTAGCCTTGGATCAAGTAGGTGAAGATGAAGCTGCTGACCCTTATCATTTTGGCTATTCTCTAATCGAACAAATACGGCGCACACCCGGCCAAGAAATAGCTACGCATACGTTTTGTCATTACTACTGCCTAGAACGAGGGCAGACTGCTGAAACCTTTCGCGCCGACCTTACTGCGGCCGTGCAAGTGGCACAAGAGCAAGGAATAACTCTACATAGCCTTGTCTTTCCCCGCAACCAATATAATGCTCAATACTTGGCTATTTGTCAAGAACTTGGCATTACAAGTTATCGGGGAAATGAGAATTCTTGGATTTATAAAGAGCGAAGTGAGGAGCAGCAAAGCCTTTACAAACGCGGAGCACGCCTACTAGATGCGTATTTAGACCTCTCCGGGCCAAATTGCTATACGCTAGAGAATATTGCCCAGCAATTTCCTTACAACATTCCAGCAAGTAGATTCTTGCGGCCCTGGTCTGGGCGACTGCAAGCGCTCGAAACACTACGTCTGCGCCGCATCCTGCATGGTATGGAACACGCCGCCAAAACTGGGCAGGTATTTCATCTCTGGTGGCATCCGCACAATTTTGGGGTAAATATTCCGCAAAACATGGCTGTATTACAACGCATTGCTGAACATTACCATCAGTTGCGCGCGCACTATGGCATGGAAAGCCAATCCATGGGCGACTTAGCTATCGAACTTCAACGTCGTTCACCAGTTACTGCTATCTAA
- a CDS encoding formyl transferase: MGNNNPAKRIVILAGPGESTDILFHALDAEFGVHRIIVETPVSQKQLLKRRAEKLGYATVAGQILFKLLVAVPLTRSSQSRLQAIRQQEKLDNQPLPQDRVIHVPSINSQECITQLQELQPDIIVVNGTRIIAKKVLTSVPCKFINTHAGITPLYRGVHGGYWALANSDPQHCGVSVHLVDPGIDTGAIIAQTLIHPTAEDNFVTYPMLQLAAGLPLLKNAVRDELSGNLALKPAPEGQSRLWSHPTLNEYLRNRKRNGVR; the protein is encoded by the coding sequence ATGGGCAATAATAATCCAGCGAAGAGAATAGTTATTCTAGCAGGTCCAGGCGAATCCACGGATATTCTTTTTCACGCACTTGATGCCGAATTTGGAGTTCATCGGATCATAGTGGAAACCCCTGTGAGCCAAAAACAACTATTAAAGCGGCGTGCTGAAAAGCTAGGATATGCCACAGTGGCTGGACAAATACTATTTAAATTATTAGTAGCAGTTCCACTGACTCGTTCATCGCAAAGTAGGTTGCAGGCCATTAGGCAGCAAGAGAAGCTTGATAATCAGCCCTTGCCACAGGACCGCGTCATTCATGTGCCGTCCATAAATTCACAGGAGTGTATTACCCAATTGCAGGAATTGCAACCTGACATTATCGTAGTAAATGGTACCCGTATTATAGCCAAAAAAGTATTGACTAGCGTACCCTGCAAGTTCATCAATACCCATGCTGGCATAACACCACTCTACCGGGGCGTACATGGTGGCTACTGGGCCTTAGCCAATAGTGATCCGCAGCATTGTGGCGTATCAGTGCACTTAGTTGATCCAGGAATCGACACGGGCGCTATTATCGCGCAGACTCTGATTCATCCAACAGCAGAAGACAACTTTGTGACCTATCCTATGCTACAATTAGCGGCTGGATTACCATTACTCAAAAATGCTGTACGAGACGAACTGTCTGGAAATCTTGCATTAAAGCCTGCTCCAGAAGGCCAATCCAGACTGTGGTCTCACCCCACGCTCAATGAGTACTTGCGAAACCGTAAGCGCAACGGAGTGCGCTAA
- a CDS encoding glycosyltransferase family 4 protein, which yields MRILFIVPYPPGKAPSQRFRFEQYLDFLTQAGYSYRLAPFLSDATWAILYKPGHTLAKVLGILLGFIRRVGLLFSVPTYDYVFIHREAAPIGPPVLEWLIAKVLRKKIIYDFDDAIWMKDPAGEQTFISQLKWQQKVAQICRWAYKVSCGNAYLQAYARQFNSRAIINPTTLDTEHLHNRMRDQRQSTRPIIGWTGTHTTLRHLDLVWPVLERLEQEKYSFEFRVISNQPPDYSGLQNLTYTPWRKDTEIEDLSQFHIGLMPLVDDPWARGKCAFKALQYMSLGMPALVSPVGMNTEVVQDTYNGFVCSTTEQWYTALRQLLADQDLRAAQGAAARTTIVERYSVVSNKNNFLALFS from the coding sequence ATGCGTATTCTTTTCATCGTTCCCTACCCACCTGGTAAGGCTCCTTCGCAGCGGTTTCGATTCGAGCAGTATCTGGATTTTCTCACGCAAGCTGGCTACTCTTATCGTTTGGCCCCTTTCCTTTCTGACGCCACTTGGGCTATTTTGTACAAGCCAGGCCATACCCTAGCCAAAGTGTTGGGTATTCTTCTAGGGTTTATACGGCGGGTAGGTTTGCTTTTCAGCGTACCTACTTACGACTACGTGTTTATTCATAGAGAGGCAGCACCCATTGGTCCTCCGGTGCTGGAATGGCTTATAGCGAAGGTCTTGCGAAAGAAAATCATCTATGATTTTGATGATGCTATCTGGATGAAAGACCCGGCTGGCGAGCAGACCTTTATCAGTCAACTCAAATGGCAGCAAAAGGTGGCGCAGATTTGTCGATGGGCATATAAAGTGAGTTGTGGTAACGCTTATCTGCAAGCGTACGCTCGGCAATTCAACTCTCGCGCCATTATCAATCCTACTACGTTGGATACTGAGCACCTGCACAACCGCATGCGAGACCAGCGTCAATCAACTCGCCCCATCATCGGATGGACTGGTACGCACACCACCTTGCGCCACCTGGACTTGGTTTGGCCTGTACTAGAACGTCTAGAACAAGAAAAATACAGCTTTGAATTTCGTGTCATCTCCAATCAGCCGCCTGATTATTCAGGTTTGCAGAATCTCACTTACACGCCTTGGCGTAAAGACACTGAAATAGAGGACTTGAGCCAGTTTCATATAGGCTTGATGCCATTGGTAGATGATCCTTGGGCGCGAGGCAAATGTGCTTTCAAGGCTTTGCAGTACATGTCATTGGGCATGCCTGCCTTGGTGTCGCCCGTGGGCATGAACACCGAAGTGGTACAGGATACCTACAACGGGTTTGTGTGCAGTACTACCGAGCAGTGGTACACGGCATTGCGTCAACTGCTGGCCGACCAAGACTTGCGCGCTGCCCAAGGTGCTGCCGCTCGTACTACCATTGTAGAGCGCTATTCAGTGGTATCAAATAAGAATAATTTTCTAGCCCTTTTCAGCTAA
- a CDS encoding tetratricopeptide repeat protein, translated as MILRLRFILLLLLLPLLANAQQPDTARSSSPIRNIQTDNVDVMPTASTKGWLLLDKDIQTELEGAVQNLYNCKYDRAEKQFRSLRRRYPNHPMPYFLMGLSQWWKIVPTNIKTKQYDKLFFAYMDTTITKAEAQFDNDNKNYEACFFLAAAYGFDGRLNAERSNWPKATISAKRALKYLELSKEANGLSPEFLFGQALFNYYAVWIPTNYPLLKPVLLLFPKGNKQLGLQQLRNVADNGFYVGPEAKVFLMRILNNEENNWEAAAPIARNLAKTYPDNGYFQRFYALSCFNLGDFRECERLSLEILNKLNQGMPSYEATSGRYATYFLGWLMQNRYKDYGKAKDYYQRCIVFSELTDEVKGGFYLHSNYNLARLADKEKDTASARRYYTIVRDIADNKSAAYKEAKAYLKKNKK; from the coding sequence ATGATTCTACGCCTCCGATTTATCCTCTTATTGCTGTTGTTGCCCTTACTGGCCAACGCCCAGCAGCCAGATACCGCTCGCTCTTCGTCTCCCATCCGCAATATCCAAACTGATAATGTTGATGTAATGCCCACGGCTAGTACTAAGGGCTGGCTTTTGCTGGACAAGGATATTCAGACGGAATTAGAAGGAGCTGTTCAGAATCTGTACAACTGCAAGTACGATCGGGCCGAAAAGCAATTCCGCTCATTGCGACGGCGCTACCCAAACCACCCCATGCCTTATTTCCTTATGGGATTGAGTCAGTGGTGGAAAATCGTACCAACCAATATCAAGACCAAGCAGTACGACAAGCTCTTCTTTGCCTATATGGATACCACCATTACGAAGGCAGAAGCGCAATTCGACAATGACAACAAAAATTACGAAGCTTGTTTCTTCCTGGCGGCTGCCTACGGTTTTGATGGCCGCCTAAACGCTGAGCGCTCAAACTGGCCGAAGGCTACTATTAGCGCCAAGCGGGCCCTGAAGTATCTAGAACTAAGCAAAGAGGCGAATGGCTTAAGCCCTGAATTTTTGTTTGGACAAGCTTTATTCAACTACTACGCTGTCTGGATTCCCACCAACTATCCACTCCTCAAGCCAGTACTGCTCCTGTTTCCTAAAGGAAATAAACAGCTTGGCTTGCAGCAATTGCGCAACGTAGCCGACAACGGGTTTTATGTTGGTCCAGAAGCCAAGGTCTTTCTTATGCGCATCCTCAACAATGAGGAAAACAACTGGGAAGCCGCCGCACCCATTGCCCGCAACCTCGCCAAAACCTACCCTGACAACGGCTATTTCCAACGTTTCTATGCTTTGTCGTGCTTCAACCTCGGCGATTTTAGAGAATGTGAGCGTCTTAGCTTGGAAATTCTAAACAAGCTCAACCAAGGAATGCCAAGCTATGAAGCCACTAGTGGGCGCTACGCCACCTATTTCCTCGGGTGGCTGATGCAGAATCGTTACAAAGATTATGGTAAGGCTAAGGATTACTACCAGCGTTGCATTGTCTTCTCTGAATTGACCGACGAAGTGAAGGGTGGCTTTTATTTGCATTCCAACTACAATTTAGCCCGTTTAGCAGATAAGGAAAAGGACACAGCTTCAGCGCGCCGCTACTACACCATCGTGCGTGACATTGCTGATAATAAATCGGCAGCTTATAAAGAGGCCAAGGCCTATCTGAAGAAGAACAAAAAGTAG